The segment gagagagtgagtgagagagagagagagggagagagtgagtgagagagagagagggagggagggagagagtgaatgagagagggagggagggagagagtgagtgagagagggagggaggaaaaagcCATTGCTGCGTGGAGGTTTTTGATTACCGCACCACACGGAAATGAAGGCAGAAACACAATACacgcactcccccccccccccctccctgaaaGCTTTTTGCTGTAGGTAGCACACACTTTTCTTCTGCTGCCAAGAGAGCTTTTCAAATGCCAGCTGCACTCTGTCTCCAGTGCTAATGGTCTCTGTAGTGACATAACAGAAGCTTGCCTGGTTCCTGTGTCTACACCATGCCACGGCGTACAGGGTTTGGAATGATGAAATGTCAGTTGCCTTTTGTTTATCTTTCAGGCAAACCGATAATCTGCAATGCCACATCAAGCCCAAAGGGTTTTTGGAGGTATTCattcccacaccacaccatttaAGGCCTTTCTGTAACttcatgtatttatatgtgcagatatatgttttaaaaacataGTATTTCATGCATAATACAGGGTGTATGTTTACATGCATCTCTATTGTAGCACATCAATGCTGTATgatatgtcagtgtgtgctaTTGAGAATAACATAAGAGTGCAGGCTTACTTTCAGAGTCTCCTCGTCCAGTGCCTTGACCTCTTCAATCATCCGGTCAACCTCTTCCTGGGGAATGGCTGAAATCATGGACTGAGCGCAGGCGGAGGAGGGTGTGGTCTGGGCCCGGCCCTCCCCTGTGCCATCTTCACCCCGTCCCATGGTGCACTCTCTGAGCTCTGCCAGGCTGGGTGCCCAACACAAGAAACACGGTGAGAACTTCAAACAGGCCTGAGACTTTTATCAGCACAGTCCCATACCTGAACATGCTTTAACAAATTGGTCTGTGTGTTCAAAGCATTCCACCTAGGATGGttgcagttgtttttttttgtgcttggTTCAACCTAGATAACTGATAAGCTGTGCATACACAGAACAGAAACTACACGTTCATCTTCCTGACACTGCAAGAGCTGCATTTCCTCCCTGGGCTTTATGCAAAACAAGAACGCCTTCCCCATTGAGTCTTAAACTTGAAAGAGTTGGACTTGATCTTGATTTCATTTACCTcaggtgtgtttcagtgtgagcTATGCGGTAGTGGTAAACATGGTGCAGTGACTTGAAAGAGGCCGTTTGTTAAACACAGTCTCATCTCGTAAGGGTCATGTGGAAACAACAAAAGTGTATTCATGCATACCTTACAGAGAATCCCTTCTCATTGTTGTCAGCTGCAGGGGATAGGGGCACCTTGTCTGTCATTTCCTGGTCTTCAGAGTCGGGAGTCAACGCAGCATGAGTAGGCCAAGGATTACCAGGCCTGATGCAGGGCGACTGAGGCAGGGACTGCATAGACCGCATAAAGGCATTGGACACCTGGTTACTGAAGGACAGGATCTTCCCCAGGCTCTCCCCATCTAGGCCCTTAACACCGGTGTACTCTGGAGACGGGGAGGCATTCAAGGGCAGGCTTTGAGTCCTCAGGCTGGCCTGGTGTGGTGCATCTCCTTCGGACGCCGGTGGCTTGTCAGACAGGGTGCCCTTTGAGCTGCTGGCTCTTCTGGGGCAGTGAGTCGAAGCGGATGACTCTGCAGGAGAGGCTGTTTCCTGATCTGCCTCGGAAGTGGTTGCCTCATCGGAGGGGCTGGTGGAAGTCTCCTCAGTGGGCTCCTTATCCAGTGTGGTTTGGCAGACCTCTGGTTCTGGGTCTTTTGAAGGTTCCTCGGAGGGCTGATTAGGAGTGACCTCTGGTTCTGGGTCTTTTGAAGGTTCCTCGGAGGGCTGATTAGGAGTGACCTCTGGTTCTGGGTCTTTTGAAGGTTCCTCGCAGGGCTGTTCAGGAGTGACCTCTGGTTCTGGGTCTTTTGAAGGTTCCTCGGAGGGCTGATCAGGAGTGACCTCTGGGGTGACAGTAGCAGGCTGTGGCTCCTCTTTATCAGTGGTGCTTTTCAAAGCAGTTGGGCTCCCTCCTGTGGTACTCGTGTCAGAAGAGACAGGGGCGCTGCTCTGGCACGCAGTTCTCTCCACTGCTGGCAGTGATGTTGGTGTAGCCACTCTCCTGGTACTCCGCTCGGACCCTTCCGCGCTGGAGAACGTCTCAAAAGAGTGGATCCTCTGTTTGATAGACGATTTTGATGGAGTAGACCGCAAATTGACCCCGAATGTCCTGCTAACACTTGGACTCTTGTTTTCTGTAGGTTTCAGCTGTTCTGGGGGAAGTTGCCTGTTCTTGTTCAGGCTTTTGCGGAACCACGCAGGCTTGGGAGCCACAGGGGGCCCCTTCTTGCCACTGGGGACTTCCTCGGGCACGGTTGAAGCACTCTGTGGTTCAGACACGCCGTTGGTGTCTGCCGTTTCCATTTCCTCTGGCTCAGTATGGTCGGCCATGGTGGATGGGGTGGGGCTGGGCTGGTTCTCTGGGCTGTCGGAAAGCCTGACCCAGGGGTCCTGCAGCTGATCTGGGGTCACCTCCACACGGGCCTGACGTCTCAGGGCCACCCTCCGTTTCTGGCAGCAGATGTGGCTGGGTGACTCAGTACCTGAGCAGAAGCACTACAGTATTAACATCCTATGCCCGTGTGCCTATGCCTATGCTAATATGTTCAAATAATGAACCATTTTTGCTCCGCTTGATGCACAGCTATCTCAAGAATTCTTGAATGCACAGATTGTGTAGggtgacaaaaacacacagcattaaGTATGCTTTGCAGCGTATGGTAggatatttgtaaaaaaaaatatcaattcaaatcaattcagGAAACGCTCATATTATGAGCAACCTGTACGCTAATGTTCATACCTGTTTCTCCTTGTGAGCTCTCTCCTCGGTTGGAGCACTCGATCACATCACAAGTGTCTTGGACTGAACCGCTGAGAGCTGCTTTAGTTCCCCCTGAGTGCTCACTCGTTTCCTGtaacacaa is part of the Clupea harengus chromosome 6, Ch_v2.0.2, whole genome shotgun sequence genome and harbors:
- the il16 gene encoding pro-interleukin-16 isoform X1, with protein sequence MTRSCSEGAYSQRCGPAGTGTGTGTAPPQQHPDVVGRVHSMDVSMASATIPRAEVVSSSRLSPTYSDDDYNVPYNSPATFPCQQPLDVVTGGSRGSKPRPPAPPRRCCRQEDVTSEEPLTDTSGSSRDSPVKEEDLLPSQNCQETSEHSGGTKAALSGSVQDTCDVIECSNRGESSQGETGTESPSHICCQKRRVALRRQARVEVTPDQLQDPWVRLSDSPENQPSPTPSTMADHTEPEEMETADTNGVSEPQSASTVPEEVPSGKKGPPVAPKPAWFRKSLNKNRQLPPEQLKPTENKSPSVSRTFGVNLRSTPSKSSIKQRIHSFETFSSAEGSERSTRRVATPTSLPAVERTACQSSAPVSSDTSTTGGSPTALKSTTDKEEPQPATVTPEVTPDQPSEEPSKDPEPEVTPEQPCEEPSKDPEPEVTPNQPSEEPSKDPEPEVTPNQPSEEPSKDPEPEVCQTTLDKEPTEETSTSPSDEATTSEADQETASPAESSASTHCPRRASSSKGTLSDKPPASEGDAPHQASLRTQSLPLNASPSPEYTGVKGLDGESLGKILSFSNQVSNAFMRSMQSLPQSPCIRPGNPWPTHAALTPDSEDQEMTDKVPLSPAADNNEKGFSVSLAELRECTMGRGEDGTGEGRAQTTPSSACAQSMISAIPQEEVDRMIEEVKALDEETLKQLEEIHVVILHKEEGIGLGFSIAGGIDLENKATTVHRVFPAGLAAQEGTIEKGDEVLSINGQTLKNVTHNDATATLRQARGLRQAVVVVCKNRDGTGAASSGAHVSSGNAGLDNSFTADETGDVVTLTMEKNAGGVGFSLEGGKGSIHGDRPLTVSRVFTGGAAEQRGMQVGDEVLQVADSSLQGLSRFEAWNLVKAVPEGPFTAIIRRKSEEQEGEKEAE
- the il16 gene encoding pro-interleukin-16 isoform X2, producing the protein MTRSCSEGAYSQRCGPAGTGTGTGTAPPQQHPDVVGRVHSMDVSMASATIPRAEVVSSSRLSPTYSDDDYNVPYNSPATFPCQQPLDVVTGGSRGSKPRPPAPPRRCCRQEDVTSEEPLTDTSGSSRDSPVKEEDLLPSQNCQETSEHSGGTKAALSGSVQDTCDVIECSNRGESSQGETGTESPSHICCQKRRVALRRQARVEVTPDQLQDPWVRLSDSPENQPSPTPSTMADHTEPEEMETADTNGVSEPQSASTVPEEVPSGKKGPPVAPKPAWFRKSLNKNRQLPPEQLKPTENKSPSVSRTFGVNLRSTPSKSSIKQRIHSFETFSSAEGSERSTRRVATPTSLPAVERTACQSSAPVSSDTSTTGGSPTALKSTTDKEEPQPATVTPEVTPDQPSEEPSKDPEPEVTPEQPCEEPSKDPEPEVTPNQPSEEPSKDPEPEVCQTTLDKEPTEETSTSPSDEATTSEADQETASPAESSASTHCPRRASSSKGTLSDKPPASEGDAPHQASLRTQSLPLNASPSPEYTGVKGLDGESLGKILSFSNQVSNAFMRSMQSLPQSPCIRPGNPWPTHAALTPDSEDQEMTDKVPLSPAADNNEKGFSVSLAELRECTMGRGEDGTGEGRAQTTPSSACAQSMISAIPQEEVDRMIEEVKALDEETLKQLEEIHVVILHKEEGIGLGFSIAGGIDLENKATTVHRVFPAGLAAQEGTIEKGDEVLSINGQTLKNVTHNDATATLRQARGLRQAVVVVCKNRDGTGAASSGAHVSSGNAGLDNSFTADETGDVVTLTMEKNAGGVGFSLEGGKGSIHGDRPLTVSRVFTGGAAEQRGMQVGDEVLQVADSSLQGLSRFEAWNLVKAVPEGPFTAIIRRKSEEQEGEKEAE
- the il16 gene encoding pro-interleukin-16 isoform X3, whose protein sequence is MTRSCSEGAYSQRCGPAGTGTGTGTAPPQQHPDVVGRVHSMDVSMASATIPRAEVVSSSRLSPTYSDDDYNVPYNSPATFPCQQPLDVVTGGSRGSKPRPPAPPRRCCRQEDVTSEEPLTDTSGSSRDSPVKEEDLLPSQNCQETSEHSGGTKAALSGSVQDTCDVIECSNRGESSQGETGTESPSHICCQKRRVALRRQARVEVTPDQLQDPWVRLSDSPENQPSPTPSTMADHTEPEEMETADTNGVSEPQSASTVPEEVPSGKKGPPVAPKPAWFRKSLNKNRQLPPEQLKPTENKSPSVSRTFGVNLRSTPSKSSIKQRIHSFETFSSAEGSERSTRRVATPTSLPAVERTACQSSAPVSSDTSTTGGSPTALKSTTDKEEPQPATVTPEVTPEQPCEEPSKDPEPEVTPNQPSEEPSKDPEPEVTPNQPSEEPSKDPEPEVCQTTLDKEPTEETSTSPSDEATTSEADQETASPAESSASTHCPRRASSSKGTLSDKPPASEGDAPHQASLRTQSLPLNASPSPEYTGVKGLDGESLGKILSFSNQVSNAFMRSMQSLPQSPCIRPGNPWPTHAALTPDSEDQEMTDKVPLSPAADNNEKGFSVSLAELRECTMGRGEDGTGEGRAQTTPSSACAQSMISAIPQEEVDRMIEEVKALDEETLKQLEEIHVVILHKEEGIGLGFSIAGGIDLENKATTVHRVFPAGLAAQEGTIEKGDEVLSINGQTLKNVTHNDATATLRQARGLRQAVVVVCKNRDGTGAASSGAHVSSGNAGLDNSFTADETGDVVTLTMEKNAGGVGFSLEGGKGSIHGDRPLTVSRVFTGGAAEQRGMQVGDEVLQVADSSLQGLSRFEAWNLVKAVPEGPFTAIIRRKSEEQEGEKEAE